TCTCGTTTGCCTCCGCGTTGAGGGATGGGTATAGTTCGGGCAAGCGACGTAAAAAAGCAGGTCTACCAAACAGTGCTTCATCTAACCGGAAATAACAAGGAGATCGTTCGACCATGAAGCCAGCAGAGGGTTCCACCGTTATCGGCAAGTCCGTCGTCATTCGCGGCGAGTTGTTGGGCAGCGAAGATCTCTTTTTTGACGGAACGATGGAGGGTAAGATCACGCTGACCGAGTGCCGCCTGACCATCGGGCCCAATGCCGGCATCAAAGCCGATATCGCCGTGCGGGATCTGATCGTCTTTGGACGGGTCGACGGAAATATCCAGGCCACGGGACGGCTGGAGCTGCGTCAGACTGCTGTTGTTCATGGAGATGTCATTGCCAGCCGGCTTTCGGTGGAGGATACTGCGGTCATCAAGGGACGTATTGAGCTGACTGGATCGAGCGCCGTTTGACGGCAGTCGCCCGCTTCGATGCAACACGTAAGAGACCGCCGCTTGAGTTGTAAGGAGACACTGCTACGTGAGCTTTTTCGGTAAAAGAGATCATGCCGCCGCCGCACGCCTTCAGACTGAGCGTACGCCTCGACACTCCAGCGGCTGGGCCCAGATGAGGAAGCACCTGCAGTCGAACGAGGGGCTGCGCGTGCTCGACATCGGGCCTACCTCTCCCTCGAACATCAACTATGTGACCGGGCTCGGCCATAGCATCTACATGGCCCATCTGGTGGAAGAGGCCAATCGGCCGGAGTGGAGCGTTCAGAACGCGGAGGGAAGCGCCAGCTTCGATATCGACGGCTTTCTTACCCAGAATCTTAACTTCTCGGGCAGGACCTTCGATGTGGTGACGCTATGGGATATGGCGGATTATCTGCCGCCCGCGGCGCTGCCTCGTGTTATCGAGCGGCTCCACGATGTGACCGATCCCGGCGCGCAGGTGCTGGCCTTCTTCCACGCCAAGCCGACTGGGCCTGACACCGAGTTCGTGCGCTATCACCTGACGGACAACGATACGGTGGAGATGCAGCGCTTCGGCAGTTACGCCATCCAGCAGACTTTCACCACGCGTCAAGTCGAGAAGCTGTTCGAGTCTTTCAGCAGCCATCGCTCTTTTCTTGCCAAAGATTCCTTGCGAGAGGTGCTTGTTACGCGTTAGGCGCATATGAAATAAGAAAGAGGCATCGCCCAGAGCGATGCCTCTTTTTCTTAACAAAGAATAAAAAAGTTAGAAAAGAGCAGTGAAGCGATTTACTTCGCAGCCTGCTTGACCGCCTGCTTGCGGCGCTCGGCCCAGCGGCGCTTCATCGCATCGGCGATGGCCTTGCGTCCTTCGGGGCTCAGCTGACGCTTGCCACCGGCAGTCTTGGCTGCCACTTTTGCAGCTTTTACAGTCTTTGCCGGAGCCGCGGTCTTCGCCGGAGTTACTGCCTTCAGCGTGTTCGCAATGGCGGAGGCCACATTGTTCTTGCTTCCCTTGGGGCGGCCGCGACCGTTCTTCGGTGCAGTCGCAGCACCAGCGAGAAGCGCCCGGGCCTGTTGCAGCTTGGCGATCTCGGCGTCGATGACAGCGAGGATATTACTAACTTCCACTTATACCTTCCTTTTCTTCCGCACGATGCAGAGAGGTACTTATCTGCACACGGCGGCGAACCACAGAATTGACGATACAGAAAAAATCGTGCATCGTGCAAGAAAAACTGACAAAAGTACTTGGCAAATTAAATTCGATGGGTATGCAAATAAAAAATGAGAGCCGGAGTGCGTCTCATTCAAGCGAAATAAAGTCGAATAAAAATACTTTGATCTGTAACGCAAGATCGGCTGTGTCACTCGGTGTCATTTTGTTACGTAATGCTGATCGCTGCGTTTAATGCAGGCTTTTGAAGGTATTCAGGAAGTACCTTTCCGCCGGGTGAATGTTAGACTTCGACTGGTTATGCGACTTATTCCAGCGCGAGTCTGGCTTTCGATCCTTCTCTCTGCAGTCCTGCAGATGCTTCCGTTTCCTCTTGCCGGACCAGTGCCTGCCTGGCGAACAGGGATAGGCTGGATTGCGCTTGTGCCCTTGTTCTACGCGCTGATTCAGCCGGATAAGACGGGGAAGCCGTTATCCATACGGCGCGGCGCGATGCTTGGATATCTCTGCGGCATTGTCTGGTATGCGGGCAACTGTTACTGGATCTACCAGACGATGTACCTCTACGGAGGGCTGCCTAAGCCTGTATCGGTGGGGATATTATTTTTATTTTCCCTCTACTTAGGGCTGTACCACGGACTCTTCGCGGCGATGTTTGTGGTCATACGCCGTTCGGCCTCGGGTGCTCGTGGTGCCTTACTTGCAGCTCCTTTTTTATGGGTGACCGTCGAGCTTGCACGCGGCCAGATTACCGGATTTCCCTGGGACCTGCTGGGGTATACGCAGGTAGATAACCTTCTGTTGACGCGTCTGGCTCCGGTTGCTGGCGTAATGGGGCTTAGCTTTGTCATCGCCGCTGTCAACGCGGGCATCGCGTCTTTATTTCTGGAGAGGGCACGAAGAGTTATCGCTCTACCGATAGTAGCTGTGGCGTTGGCACTTATTCTTGAAGTTGCGGGAAGAGTACCTGCCTTGCGTGATACGGGTAGCTCCTCGCCCAGCCAGATTGCGGTGCTGATGCAGGAGAATCTAAGCGTCGGCGCAGTGGGCAGAGAAGTAATCCCACTTACTCGTAGCCAGGAGTATGAACAGTTCATCAACGGAAGCCTTCATCCGTACGTTTTTAAAGAAGAAGGCGGAGCAACCCATTGGTCTGATACTTCGGGAGTAACTCCGAATATTATCGTATGGCCTGAGGCTCCTTCGCACTTCGAGTCCTCCGATCCTTACTTCCGCGCGCAGCTTGGTGCGATGGCTCGGAGTGCGGATGCGGCCGTGGTAGCGGGTAGTCTCGGCGTGGATATGAGTAACATTCCTGCGCGTGGTTATTACCTTTACGACTCTGCCTCAGTCTTCGATCGCAGCGGAGAATATCGCGGACGTTACGACAAGATTCACCTGGTCCCGTGGGGCGAATATGTTCCCTTCAAGGAGTTCTTCTCCTTCGCGCAGAAGCTGACCGAAGGCGTCGGCGACATGGATCGTGGACAGGACCGTTCAGTCTTCAAGCTCGGCGATCACACCTATGGTGCCTTTGTCTGTTATGAGTCTATCTTTGGCGATGAGGTGAGGCAGTTTGCAAAGCGTGGCGCCGAAGTGCTGGTGAATATCTCCGATGACGGCTGGTATGGCGACACCGGCGCGCCGTGGCAGCACCTGAACATGGCTCGAATGCGTGCCATCGAGAACCATCGCTGGGTGCTGCGTTCGACTAACACCGGCATCACCACTGCGATTGATCCACGCGGGCAGATCGCCGTCGAAGCGCCGCGTCATGTGCGTGCGGCGTTTGCCTTCCGCTTCGGCTTTACTCAGGACCAGACCATCTACACTCGTTTCGGTGACTGGCTGGCTTATCTCTGTGCCTTGATAACTGGTGCAGCGGTTCTATTTAGCTTCTTGCGCCGAATGAACTAGAATAAATCTCTATGTTGAGTGATCTTGAATACGCCTACTCCCCGGTCCGCGACAAAGTGCGCGATCTGCGGGAGTATCTTTGACTCGCCTCGCCTGCGTCGTGAACTAGCCTCCATCGAAGAGAAGATCGCCGACCCTGCCGTCTGGGCCGATGCCTCGCGCTCACAGCCGCTGATGCGTGAGCGTAAGCGGTTGGAGACGCTGCTTGCGGACGACACCGAGCTGCTCCGCCGTTCCGAGGACATTGAAGCTTACTTTGAGCTTGCGCGCGAGGGTGAGCCTACGCTCGCCGATCTCGAGCGCGAGATCCCCGCGCTGGTCGAGTACGCCGATCAGCTTGAGTCGAAGACGATGCTCTCGGGCGAGACCGATATGCTCAACGCCATCGTCACGGTGCACCCCGGCGCGGGCGGCACCGAGAGCCAGGACTGGGCCGAGATGCTGATGCGGATGTACATCCGCTGGGGCGAGCGCCAGCACTTCAAGGTGGAGATCAACGAAATTCAGGATGGTGACGAGGCAGGTATCAAGTCCGCTACGTTCACCATCAGCGGCGAGTTCGCCTTCGGCCTGCTCTCGGGCGAGACCGGCGTGCATCGCCTGGTGCGCATCTCGCCTTTTGACTCGGCCAAGCGTCGCCACACCAGCTTCGCCAGCGTCTTCGTCTCCCCTGAGATCGACGACACCATCGTCATCGACATCAAGGTGGAAGACCTCCGCATCGACACTTATCGCTCCGGCGGCAAGGGCGGCCAGCACGTCAACACGACGGACTCGGCGGTTCGCATCACTCACCTGCCGACGGGCCTCGTGACCGGCTGCCAGAACGAACGCTCGCAGCATAAGAACAAGGAACGCGCCATGAAGATGATGCGCTCCAAGCTGTATGAGTACGAGCTGGATAAAAAGAAAGCGGCGACGCGCAAGATCGAGGACTCGAAGCTGGAGATTGGCTTCGGCTCGCAGATTCGCAGCTACGTCTTGCAGCCGTACCGGATGGCCAAGGACCTGCGCACGCGCGTTGAAGTCGGCGACGTGGACAAGGTGCTCGACGGCGACCTGGAGCCGTTTATCCGCGGCTACCTGCGGATGCGCCGCGAAGGAAATCTACCGGCGACGGTCGACGACTCAGAAGACTTGTAACTCAACGGGGTTTCGAGCATCCAACACGGTGAAGGCCCGAAAGGTATTGACCTATGGCTCAGGTTGAAAGCTCGAATCCCGTCGTCGTTCAACTGCTGGCGCTGCTTCGCGGCGGCCAGGCCCACGCGGACTTCGACTCCGCTGTAAAAGGCTTTCCCGAAGAGCTGCGCGGGACCGTGGTGCCGAACCTGCCTTACTCGGCGTGGCAGTTGCTGGAGCACCTGCGCATTACCCAGCGCGACATCCTCAACTTCTCGGCCCCGCCCACCGGCGGATACCATTCGATGGAGTGGCCGGACGACTACTGGCCTAAGTCGCCCGAGCCGCCGAGCGCTCAGTCGTGGCAGCACACGGTCGATGCCATCCGGCACGACCGCGAGAAGTTTGAGGCGCTTCTGCTCAAGCCGAACATCGATCTGTACAAGCCGTTCCTCTGGGGCGATGGTCAGAACCTGCTGCGCGAGGCGCTGCTGGTCGCCGATCACAATGCGTACCATCTGGGCGAGCTGGTTATGCTGCGTCGGCTGCTCGGCGCGTGGCACAAATAGCGGGGTGACACATGAATGAACCCGAAGCGATCCGCGAGATGCTGCGTGACGGCCTGACCATCGCTGTCGTTGGCATGTCGGACGATCCGGCGAAGGCCAGCCACCGTGTCTCGGCCTACATGCAGAGCCACGGCTATCGTATTCTTCCGGTCAATCCGACGATCCCGTCGGCGCTGGGCGAGACGGCGTACAAGTCGCTGAGCGAGCTGCCGGTTACTCCAGATGTCGTCGATGTCTTTCGTCTACCAGCCGCGATTCCTGCGATTGTCGACGAGATGATCGCGCTCGGCCTCAAGCGGCTGTGGGTGCAGCAGGGAATCGTCGACCTGGAGTCAGCGGCAAAGGCCGAGGCAGCGGGCATCCAGGTGGTGATGGACCGCTGCATCATGGTCGAGCACGCGCATCGTGCCAAGGTCTAGTTCACATGCCGTCATTGTTTTGTCATCATTTTGTGGCGGCTGCGTCTAATATCCGTCGAGGCACATACAATTGTTCGTGATGAAAGTTATGCGTACCCACCTCTCTCTGCTCTTTGCCGCTGCTCTGCTTCTGTTTGGTGTCTCTTCCCAGGCACAGATCGCCGTGGTCGGCGATGGCGGCCCGGGTCCGGTGAAGGCCCAGCATCTTACGGCAGAGATGGTGACGCTGGCCCCGTCGATCTCGCCCGGCGGCACGTTGCAGGCTGGGCTTGTGCTGACGATGGAAGAGAAGTGGCACGTCTACTGGATCAACGCGGGCGACTCCGGCCAGGCACCCAAGGTGGAGTGGACGCTGCCTGCCGGAATCACAGCAGGGCCGATGCAGTTTGCGCCGCCCACGCGGCTGCCGTTGGGACCGCTGATGGACTTCGGCTACGAAGACACGGCGGCGTTCCCGATGCTGCTCACCGCCTCTCCCGACTTGAAGCCCGGCACGGTACACCTCGATGCCAAGGTGAGCTGGCTGGTCTGCCGCGAGGTCTGCATCCCCGGTAAGGCGCACATGGGGCTGGACCTGAAGATCGCTCCCAACAGCCCCGCCGGGCAGCCGATTGGCGCTCTTGGCGCGGCGATCAACGCGCTGCCGAAGCCCTTGCCCGCGAGCGATAAGTTCACCGTCACAGGTGGCGCGAACGAGTTCGTCTTCACGCTGCTGACCAAGGACGACACCAGCGACGTGGAGTTCTACCCCTTCGATCAGGACCAGATTCAAAACGCCGCCGAGCAGAGCTTCGAGCGTATCCCCGGCGGCTTCCGGCTGCGGGTCAAGCGGTCGCCCGATCTGACCAAGCTGCCTTCGGAGATGCATGGGCTGCTGCGCCTGAACGACAAGCTGGCGTATGAGTTCACGGCTCCGGTCGTGGCTGGCGAAGTTCCTCAAGCGGCTGGTGCGGCGCAGAACGGCTCGGCCAGCAAGCTCACTGCCTTCAGCGCCATCGGCCTCGCACTGCTGGGCGGAGCCATCCTCAACCTGATGCCGTGCGTCTTCCCGGTTCTCTTCCTCAAGGGGCTGGCCCTGGTGCAGTCCTCGGGCGAAGAGCGCAGCCGTATGCGCGCGCACGGCCTCGTCTACACGCTCGGCATCCTCGTCTCTTTCTGGATCATCGTCGCGATCCTGTTGATTCTTCGAGCGGGCGGAAGTCAGGCCGGATGGGGCTTCCAGCTCCAGTCGCCGACGTTCATCGCGGTGCTGGCCTCGTTCCTCTTCCTCTTCGCATTGTCGCTGGCGGGCCAGTTCGATCTCGGCCTCTCGCTCACCAGCGCGGGCGGCAGTCTGGCTAAGAAGGAGGGCCTCACCGGCAGCTTCTTCACCGGCGTTCTGGCTACTGTGGTTGCAACCCCTTGCACCGCTCCCCTCATGGGAGCGGCAGTAGGCTTCGCCCTGGCCCAGCCGCCGCTGATTACCTTTGCGGTCTTCACCGCCCTCGGAGTAGGGCTCGCGCTGCCGTACCTGCTGCTTACGTTCCAGCCGAGCTGGACCCGTCTGCTGCCGCGTCCAGGCGCGTGGATGGAGGTGCTCAAGCAGCTTACCTCCGTGCCGCTCTTCATCACGGTGGTCGGGCTGGTCTGGGTCTACGGCAGCCTCTATTCGAGCAGCGTCAGCGATAGCGTCGACCATATCGCCCGCCTGCTCTTCGGTTTGCTGATCTTGGCCATCGCGGGCTGGGCGCTTGGACGCTGGCCCGCCAAGACCGGCAGCGCCATTGCCGCCACGCTACTCTGTGCCGTCGCGCTGGCGGTGCCTCTGGTTCAGCCGAACCGCGATCCGCTCGTCTGGCAGCCCTACTCGCAGGCTACGCTCGACCAGGCCCGCGCCGCAGGGCATCCCGTTTTCATCGACTTCACCGCCGCCTGGTGCCTGAGCTGTCAGGTGAACGAGAAGGCCGTCCTGCGTTCGGCGGATGTCGAACGCCAGCTCTCGGCGGGCAAGGTTACCCTGCTGCGCGCGGATTGGACCCACGAGGACCCGGAGATCACCAAGCAACTGGCCGCAGTGGGCCGGAGCGGCGTACCCACCTACGTGCTCTATCCGGGCAAGCAGGACAGCAAGGCCGACGTTCTGCCCGAGCTGCTGACCAAGAGCCTCGTGCTCGACGCCATCGAACGCGATACAAAGTAGCTCGGCGTGAATTTTCACTTGCATCCCAAAGGCGAGTGGGAGCAAACTTGAGGCGCAGTTCATCCTCCATTCGGAGGTTGTACCCATGCATCTCATCCGCTTTACTCCCCTCGTTCTCCTCGCCTCTACCCTTGCCTACGCCATCCCGCCCGGCTCTCTAGCGCCGGAGTTTACCGGAACCGACTCGAACGGCCACACGCACTCGCTCTCGCAGTACAAAGGCAAGTTCGTCGTGCTCGAATGGGCCAACAAGGGCTGTCCCTACGAGCAGAAGCAGTACAACAGCGGCAACATGGAAAAGCTGCAAAAGGAGTGGACTGCGAAGGGCGTGGTCTGGCTCTCGGTTATCTCGTCGGCTCCCGGCCAGCAGGGAAATGTGACACCCTCCGAAGAGAACGCCTATCTGGCCCAGATGCACGCGTCTCCGACGGCGGCGATCCTAGACCCGAGCGGTACGATTGGCCGTGCGTATCAGGCCAAGACGACGCCTCACATGTTCGTCATCGACCCCAATGGCAAGGTCATCTACCAGGGAGCCATCGACGATCAGCCCACGCCAGACCCAGCCGAGATCGCTCACGCGCACAACTACGTTAGCGAGGCGCTAAACGCCGCCATAGCGGGCAAGCCGGTGCCGACACCGATGACGCATTCCTACGGCTGTTCGGTGAAGTACGCGCAGTAGCTTTTGCCTTTACGCGAAGCGTCCAAGACCGCACGAAGTGCCGCCTGCCCGGCGTGAGGGCGCTTTTGCCTTAGTTTTTATCGCCCATGAGCGTGCCCCTGCTGGCGAGCGCTTCGTCGGCTGCTGCCTGCGTCTCCTCGGCAGTCATCTGGCGCAGCTCCTGGGAGACCGACCACTTATGCCCGTACGGGTCCGTCAACTGCCCGTAGCGAGCGCCCCAGAACATATCCGCGAGCGGCATATTCACGGTCGCGCCGCCTGCCACGGCCTTGTCCCAGAAGCTCTGCACGTCGTCCAGTTGCAGCGCCAGCGTGATCGGCGTTCCACCCAGCGCAATGGGTGTCATCGACGGCTGGTGCATCATCTCGGAGAAGTCGTCGCAGAGCATAATCATCGCGCCGTTGACGAGCAGCCGCGCGTGCATGATCTTATCGGTCTTCGGCATC
This is a stretch of genomic DNA from Granulicella sp. WH15. It encodes these proteins:
- a CDS encoding polymer-forming cytoskeletal protein, with the protein product MKPAEGSTVIGKSVVIRGELLGSEDLFFDGTMEGKITLTECRLTIGPNAGIKADIAVRDLIVFGRVDGNIQATGRLELRQTAVVHGDVIASRLSVEDTAVIKGRIELTGSSAV
- a CDS encoding class I SAM-dependent methyltransferase, which codes for MRKHLQSNEGLRVLDIGPTSPSNINYVTGLGHSIYMAHLVEEANRPEWSVQNAEGSASFDIDGFLTQNLNFSGRTFDVVTLWDMADYLPPAALPRVIERLHDVTDPGAQVLAFFHAKPTGPDTEFVRYHLTDNDTVEMQRFGSYAIQQTFTTRQVEKLFESFSSHRSFLAKDSLREVLVTR
- the lnt gene encoding apolipoprotein N-acyltransferase, whose protein sequence is MLPFPLAGPVPAWRTGIGWIALVPLFYALIQPDKTGKPLSIRRGAMLGYLCGIVWYAGNCYWIYQTMYLYGGLPKPVSVGILFLFSLYLGLYHGLFAAMFVVIRRSASGARGALLAAPFLWVTVELARGQITGFPWDLLGYTQVDNLLLTRLAPVAGVMGLSFVIAAVNAGIASLFLERARRVIALPIVAVALALILEVAGRVPALRDTGSSSPSQIAVLMQENLSVGAVGREVIPLTRSQEYEQFINGSLHPYVFKEEGGATHWSDTSGVTPNIIVWPEAPSHFESSDPYFRAQLGAMARSADAAVVAGSLGVDMSNIPARGYYLYDSASVFDRSGEYRGRYDKIHLVPWGEYVPFKEFFSFAQKLTEGVGDMDRGQDRSVFKLGDHTYGAFVCYESIFGDEVRQFAKRGAEVLVNISDDGWYGDTGAPWQHLNMARMRAIENHRWVLRSTNTGITTAIDPRGQIAVEAPRHVRAAFAFRFGFTQDQTIYTRFGDWLAYLCALITGAAVLFSFLRRMN
- the prfB gene encoding peptide chain release factor 2 (programmed frameshift); its protein translation is MLSDLEYAYSPVRDKVRDLREYLDSPRLRRELASIEEKIADPAVWADASRSQPLMRERKRLETLLADDTELLRRSEDIEAYFELAREGEPTLADLEREIPALVEYADQLESKTMLSGETDMLNAIVTVHPGAGGTESQDWAEMLMRMYIRWGERQHFKVEINEIQDGDEAGIKSATFTISGEFAFGLLSGETGVHRLVRISPFDSAKRRHTSFASVFVSPEIDDTIVIDIKVEDLRIDTYRSGGKGGQHVNTTDSAVRITHLPTGLVTGCQNERSQHKNKERAMKMMRSKLYEYELDKKKAATRKIEDSKLEIGFGSQIRSYVLQPYRMAKDLRTRVEVGDVDKVLDGDLEPFIRGYLRMRREGNLPATVDDSEDL
- a CDS encoding DinB family protein — protein: MAQVESSNPVVVQLLALLRGGQAHADFDSAVKGFPEELRGTVVPNLPYSAWQLLEHLRITQRDILNFSAPPTGGYHSMEWPDDYWPKSPEPPSAQSWQHTVDAIRHDREKFEALLLKPNIDLYKPFLWGDGQNLLREALLVADHNAYHLGELVMLRRLLGAWHK
- a CDS encoding CoA-binding protein, producing the protein MNEPEAIREMLRDGLTIAVVGMSDDPAKASHRVSAYMQSHGYRILPVNPTIPSALGETAYKSLSELPVTPDVVDVFRLPAAIPAIVDEMIALGLKRLWVQQGIVDLESAAKAEAAGIQVVMDRCIMVEHAHRAKV
- a CDS encoding thioredoxin family protein encodes the protein MKVMRTHLSLLFAAALLLFGVSSQAQIAVVGDGGPGPVKAQHLTAEMVTLAPSISPGGTLQAGLVLTMEEKWHVYWINAGDSGQAPKVEWTLPAGITAGPMQFAPPTRLPLGPLMDFGYEDTAAFPMLLTASPDLKPGTVHLDAKVSWLVCREVCIPGKAHMGLDLKIAPNSPAGQPIGALGAAINALPKPLPASDKFTVTGGANEFVFTLLTKDDTSDVEFYPFDQDQIQNAAEQSFERIPGGFRLRVKRSPDLTKLPSEMHGLLRLNDKLAYEFTAPVVAGEVPQAAGAAQNGSASKLTAFSAIGLALLGGAILNLMPCVFPVLFLKGLALVQSSGEERSRMRAHGLVYTLGILVSFWIIVAILLILRAGGSQAGWGFQLQSPTFIAVLASFLFLFALSLAGQFDLGLSLTSAGGSLAKKEGLTGSFFTGVLATVVATPCTAPLMGAAVGFALAQPPLITFAVFTALGVGLALPYLLLTFQPSWTRLLPRPGAWMEVLKQLTSVPLFITVVGLVWVYGSLYSSSVSDSVDHIARLLFGLLILAIAGWALGRWPAKTGSAIAATLLCAVALAVPLVQPNRDPLVWQPYSQATLDQARAAGHPVFIDFTAAWCLSCQVNEKAVLRSADVERQLSAGKVTLLRADWTHEDPEITKQLAAVGRSGVPTYVLYPGKQDSKADVLPELLTKSLVLDAIERDTK
- a CDS encoding thioredoxin family protein — encoded protein: MHLIRFTPLVLLASTLAYAIPPGSLAPEFTGTDSNGHTHSLSQYKGKFVVLEWANKGCPYEQKQYNSGNMEKLQKEWTAKGVVWLSVISSAPGQQGNVTPSEENAYLAQMHASPTAAILDPSGTIGRAYQAKTTPHMFVIDPNGKVIYQGAIDDQPTPDPAEIAHAHNYVSEALNAAIAGKPVPTPMTHSYGCSVKYAQ
- a CDS encoding glyoxalase/bleomycin resistance/extradiol dioxygenase family protein — protein: MSTPVPPLTPYLIVSNAAEAIEFYKKAFGAIQEGEAHLMPKTDKIMHARLLVNGAMIMLCDDFSEMMHQPSMTPIALGGTPITLALQLDDVQSFWDKAVAGGATVNMPLADMFWGARYGQLTDPYGHKWSVSQELRQMTAEETQAAADEALASRGTLMGDKN